Part of the Cloacibacterium caeni genome is shown below.
ACCGCAACAGAAGAAGACAAATTGTGGCTGATTGCACTTTTCACAGGAAAACGACCAAAAAGACCCGTAAAAACCAATTTTCTAAAACTTTGGGCAATGGAAATTTCTGGAATTCCAGAATGGCTATTTTTAGAAAGTTACGCTTCTGTAGGTGATTTAGGCGAAACCATCGCACTTTTACTGCCGCCTTCTGAAAATTCTATTGACCAATCACTTTCCGTTTGGATGAAAGAAATCATCGCGTTACATGATAAAACCGATGAACAAAAAAAAGAATTCGTTACTCATACCTGGAAAAACCTTGACACACAAGAACGGTTGATTTTCAATAAATTAATTGGCGGAAGTTTCAGAATTGGCGTTTCTCATAAATTGTTGGTGAACGCACTTTCCAAATATTCAGGAATTGATGAAAACGCTTTAATGCATGCCATTATCGGAAAATGGAAAGTAGAAGAAACTCAATTTTCCGAATTGATTAATGGTGAAAACATCAATATAGACGCATCAAAACTCTACCCTTTTTGCTTGGCATATCCATTAGAAAACGAACTAGAAAAGTTAGGAGAAGCAAAAGATTGGCAAATAGAATATAAATGGGATGGAATTCGTGGACAAATGATCAAAAGAAATGAGGAAATTTTCATCTGGAGTCGTGGTGAAGAATTGGTAACAGAACAATTTCCTGAACTCGTAGAAAACATCAAAAATATCTCTGGAAATTTTGTTTTAGATGGTGAAATTTTAGCCATTAAAGAAGGGCAAGTTCTCAATTTTAATGACTTGCAAAAACGTCTGAATCGAAAAAATGTTTCTAAAAAAATGATGGAAGAAATTCCCGTTGGTTTGTATGTTTATGATTTATTAGAACTTGATTTTGAAGATTTACGGAATGAGAAATTAGAAATTAGAAGACAGAAATTAGAAAATCTCATTCAAAATGCTGAAAATTTCAAATCTCAAATTTCAAATCTCAGATTGTCAGAAATTATCGATTTCAATAATTGGGAAGAACTTCATGAAATTCGAGAAAAATCTAGAGAAATCAACTCAGAAGGATTAATGCTGAAAAGTAAAAATTCCATTTATCATACAGGAAGAAAAAAGGGCGATTGGTGGAAATGGAAAGTTGCTCCACTCACGATTGATGCGGTACTAATTTACGCACAAAAAGGCTCTGGAAGAAGAAGTGCTTATTACACAGATTATACTTTTGCGATAAAAGACGGCGAAAAATTAGTCACCATTGCCAAAGCGTATTCTGGTTTAACAGATAAAGAAATTATGGAAATCAATAAATTTATCCGCAATAATTCTTTAGAAAAATTCGGACCAGTGAGAACAGTGAAACCCGAATTGGTTTTCGAAATTGCTTTTGAAGGAATTGGCTACAGCAGTAGGCATAAATCTGGCGTTGCAGTGCGTTTCCCAAGAATTTTAAGATGGCGAAAAGACAAAACTGCAGACGAAATTGACACCATAGAAACCGTAAAAAGTTTAATAATGTAGGGACAAGTCGAGACTTGTCCAAATTAATTATATGAAAATTAATAAAACCCAAGGTTACCAAATCATCCAAAATTGGATGAATGAAAAAGGTCAAAAACCGTTTTCTTTTCAAGAGGAAACTTGGGATTTGTATGCTCAAAATTTCTCAGGATTGGTAGTGGCTCCTACTGGTTTTGGAAAAACATTTTCGGTATTTTTAGCTGTTATCCATAATTTCCTCAATCATCCAGAAAAAGTAAGGACAAGTCGAGACTTGTCCAAATTACAATTGCTTTGGATAACTCCACTTCGTTCGCTTTCCAAAGACATTGCGAAAGCGATGCAAACTGCCATAGACGAAATTAGATTAGATTGGACAGTTGGCGTAAGAAACGGCGACATTTCTGCATCAGAAAAGCAAAAACAGACCAAAAACATGCCCGAAATTTTGGTGGTAACTCCAGAAAGTTTGCATTTGCTTCTCGCTCAAAAATCTAAAACCAAATTTTTTGAAAATCTACAATGTGTCGCTGTAGATGAATGGCACGAATTGCTCTCGTCAAAACGAGGCGTGATGGTAGAATTGGCGCTTTCGCATTTACAAAGTATTTCTAAAAATTTAAAAATTTGGGGATTAACCGCCACCATCGGAAATTTAGAAGAAGCGTTAGAAGTTTTAGTCCCTTATGAAACTCCCAAAAAAATAGTTCTCGCAAAAGAAAAAAAGAAAATAGAAATCCTTTCCGTTTTGCCAGATGAATTAGAACTTTTGCCTTGGGCTGGACATATGGGAAGCAAAATGACAGAAAAAATTCTTCCGATTATCAACCAAAGCAAGACTACTCTCATTTTCACCAACACCAGAAATCAGGCGGAAAATTGGTATCAAAATTTATTGGCAGTCAATCCAGATTTAGCTGGTCAAATCGCGATTCATCATAGTTCGATAGATTTTGAACTCAGAAATTGGATTGAAGATAATTTAGCTTCTGGTTATTTGAAAGCGGTAGTTTCTACTTCTTCTTTAGATTTAGGTGTAGATTTCAAACCTGTGGATACCGTGATTCAAATCGGTTCCAGTAAAGGCGTTGCAAGATTTTTACAAAGAGCGGGAAGAAGCGGACATTCTCCTTT
Proteins encoded:
- a CDS encoding ATP-dependent DNA ligase → MKQFSQLFSTLETSNKTNDKISALVHYFSTATEEDKLWLIALFTGKRPKRPVKTNFLKLWAMEISGIPEWLFLESYASVGDLGETIALLLPPSENSIDQSLSVWMKEIIALHDKTDEQKKEFVTHTWKNLDTQERLIFNKLIGGSFRIGVSHKLLVNALSKYSGIDENALMHAIIGKWKVEETQFSELINGENINIDASKLYPFCLAYPLENELEKLGEAKDWQIEYKWDGIRGQMIKRNEEIFIWSRGEELVTEQFPELVENIKNISGNFVLDGEILAIKEGQVLNFNDLQKRLNRKNVSKKMMEEIPVGLYVYDLLELDFEDLRNEKLEIRRQKLENLIQNAENFKSQISNLRLSEIIDFNNWEELHEIREKSREINSEGLMLKSKNSIYHTGRKKGDWWKWKVAPLTIDAVLIYAQKGSGRRSAYYTDYTFAIKDGEKLVTIAKAYSGLTDKEIMEINKFIRNNSLEKFGPVRTVKPELVFEIAFEGIGYSSRHKSGVAVRFPRILRWRKDKTADEIDTIETVKSLIM